The nucleotide sequence CGACGTGGACCTGGACGGCGTTCGCCGCGGTCTCGGGCGGGTTCTCCCCCCAGAGCTCGTCGATGATCTGGTCGACCGCGACCACCCGGTTGGCATTGAGCAGGAGGAGGGCGAGCAGCGCCCGCTGCTTGCCCCCGCCGAGGGTCAGCGGGCGGCCGCCGTCCACGACCTCCAGCGGACCCAGCAACCCGTACTGCATCCCGGCCACCGTCCCCCGGTTCCCGTCTCGACGCCCCGCGGCGACCGTAGCAGCCCCACGGGCGCCCCGGCAATTCCGTTCGACCGAAGCGAATGTCGGGTCACCCCGAACAGGCCTGCTCCTCGTCGCAGGGGGAGGTCGCCTCGTCGCAGGGAGGGGCCGCATCCTCGGAGAGCGGCCGGCTCACCGTCTCGAAGATCTCCCGCAGCTGGGTCACCTGCTCGCGGCTGAGCCGGTCGAAGAGGTGGGCGCGGATCGACTCCACGTGCTCCGCAGCCGCCGCATCGAGCACCCGGAAGCCCTCGTCGGTGAGCACCGCGACCGCCCCCCGGCGATCGGTGGGGCAGGCCTCGCGGCGCACCCAGCCGAGCTCCTCGAGCCGGGCCACGGCGTGGGAGAGGCGGCTCGGGGAGGACTGCGACCGGCGGGCGAGCTCGCTCATCCGCATCGCCCGCCCAGGCGACTCGGAGAGGCCGACCAGCACCTCGAAGTAGGCGACGGGCATGCCTGCGCTCACCAGCAGCTCACGGTCGAGCCGGTTCATCAGCATCCGGCCGCCGAAGAGGAAGGCGCGCCAGGCGTGCTGCTCCTCGTCGTCGAGCCAGCGGGGGGAGTCCATGGGGCGATCGTAGCACCGACGGGCAAGATGTTTGAACTCTCAAAAACTGTGCTATGGTGGTCCTCGAAGGTTGAGCACTCAATCACCAAGCTCTCAACCAAAAAGGGACCACCTCTGATGAGCACCGCC is from Candidatus Dormiibacterota bacterium and encodes:
- a CDS encoding MarR family transcriptional regulator; the protein is MDSPRWLDDEEQHAWRAFLFGGRMLMNRLDRELLVSAGMPVAYFEVLVGLSESPGRAMRMSELARRSQSSPSRLSHAVARLEELGWVRREACPTDRRGAVAVLTDEGFRVLDAAAAEHVESIRAHLFDRLSREQVTQLREIFETVSRPLSEDAAPPCDEATSPCDEEQACSG